AATTTTACCTGTTTTAGATGTCTTAGCAGCTAAATATCCAGCTAAAAATGAAGCCTCTTCAACTTTAAACGAGAGGCCAAGAAAATTATCAGGTAAATTTATATCATCTTCATAAGTAACATCAATCATTCCATAATTAACATCTTTATTAAGGGTAGCGGCCTGCTCAGTAGCTTCTTGAAGTCTAAAACCAACTCCCCAAATAATGCTGGAACCTTTATCTTTAAGATCTTCTAAATCACTCGCATAAGCAGTACTTGTTGAAGCTTTGCCAATAATCTCAACTCCAAAACCTCCTTCTAACATTTGAGAACCTTTCCAAGCATCCTCACCAAATGATTTGTCATCAAAAGTTCCATCAACTATCAGAGAAATTATGGGCTTTGCCAAAGATTTAGAAGTCAATGATTTTTTATCACAACCTAAAAAAGTTAACACAACAAAAATGAACATTACGAATTTATTCATATAAAAACTCCTCATAGTTATATTGTTATATTAGCTCTTATGTCACAGATTAACAACAAAGTCACCATAAGATTTTTCGTCTTTAGGAACTTTAATCTCATTACCAACTATTTTGTTTTTAATTTCTGAAAGAAAATCATAATCTTTGATTAAATCTAAACTTATTGATTTATTAAGAATCAAATCAAGTGCTCCATCTTTAAGTCCAAATTCTAAATTATCTCCACCATTCCACTTGCCAAAGTCTAGATAAGATCTCATCAAATCTAACATAACTAAGTCAACCCTCTTAACATATGATAAAAGTACATTATCAGGTGCAAGATATGACTGATCCTGATCAACACCAATAATGTAATGTCCATTTCCAAGCTCTTTTGCAACCTCAATAGCACCAAGACCTGAGAGGCCTGCTGCCGTAAATATAATATCAACCCCAGAAGCATACATCTTACTTGCCATTAAATGGCCAAGAGAGAGATCCGAGAATGTCCCCACATACTGGGAATTCAACTCAATATTCTTATTTGCATATTTAGCACCAGCTTCATATCCATATCTGAAGGCATTAATAACTACACCTTCCATTCCACCTAAAAATCCAATCTTACCTGTTTTAGATGCATTAGCGGCCAAATACCCAACTAAAAACGCTCCTTCCTCAGATCTAAAATTTACATTCACTAAATTTTTGGGCAACTCAACATCTTCTGAGTAAGCACCTTCAATAATCCCATAATGCACATTGGCATTTTCAAGAGATTTTCGCAAAAACGTATCTGTAAACTTAAAACCAACTCCCCAAATTAAACTAGAACCACCTTCTTCCAATATTCCAATATCTGCTAAATAATCAGAAACCTTGGATTCTTTCCGAATTATATTAACTTTAAACTCTTCTTTAATTTGAGCCATTGCATTGGAAGAACTCTCATTAAAACCTCTATCATCAAAAGTCCCATCGACAATGACAGAAATAGTATCAGAAAGTGAAGTTTGATCTCGTGAACCTGAACAACCTAGAATAAAAAAAAACAAAAAAACCTTTTTTAACATATAGATACCCCTCATCAATTATATCTAAGATCAACAAACCTCACAACAATATGTATGAAAAAGGTGTTTTACTATTACCATCTGTAATGTGTGAAGGCTCTATTTGCCTCTGCCATTCTGTGAGTATCTTCTCTCTTCTTAAAAGCAACACCTGTTGAATTATAAGAATTAACAAGTTCATTTCCCAATTTTTCTTGCATTGATTTTCCACTTGCTTTTCTGGCAGCTGCAATAATCCACTTCATTGCCAATGCCTCACGCCTTTCCTCTCTAACTTCAACTGGAACTTGATAAGTGGCACCACCAACCCTTCTACTTCTAACCTCTACCAATGGCTTAACATTATCTAAGGCCTTACTAAAAGCAGCAACCTTATCAACCTCCTCAGTTTTTTCTGCAAGAAGATCAATTGAATTATAAACTATGGCTTCACTGATGGATTTTTTTCCATCATACATCATTCTATTCACAAATTTAGCAATAACTTGAGAATCATACTTAGAATCTTTAAAGACCTTCTTTTTAATTTTTTTACTCTTTCTTGACATACAATTTATACCTCCTAAGCTTTTGGTTTCTTAGTTCCATACTTAGAACGACCTTGCTTCCGATTATTAACACCAAGAGTATCCTTAGCTCCTCTGATGATATGGTACCTAACACCTGGCAAATCTTTAACTCGTCCACCTCTAATTAAAACAACTGAATGCTCTTGTAAATTATGTCCAATTCCTGGAATATAAGCTGTTACTTCAAATCCATTTGAAAGCCTAACACGGGCTACTTTTCTTAAAGCTGAATTAGGTTTCTTAGGTGTAACCGTCATTACACGAGTACAAATTCCTCTTCGTTGAGGACAATTTTGAAGCGCAGGAGATGCTGTCTTTTCTTTTTGACTCTTTCTTGGCTTCCTAATTAGTTGATTGATTGTAGGCATCTATGCTCCCTTTTTCCTAATTTTACCAATAAATGGTATCAAATATACAATTTATTTTCAAGCTACATTTCAGAGCTTGAATTTTCCCTCACCTTAACTCTTTTATATAAATTCATACCTGTTCCGGTAGGAATTAAATGTCCAATCACAACATTTTCTTTAAGACCTTTAAGATCATCGACACTACCTGCAATTGAAGCATCTGTTAACACTTTAGTTGTTTCTTGGAAAGAAGCAGCTGAAATAAATGAATCGATATTAAGAGATGCCTTTGTTATCCCAATAAGGATTGGACTAGCTACTGCAGGCTCACCACCCTGTTCAATTACCCTTTTATTTTGCTCATAAAAAGTATGCTTATCCACCTTTTGATTATAAACAAAATTAGTATCACCTACAGACACAATCTTAACTTTCTTCATCATCTGTTTAATGATCACACCAATATGCTTATCATTAATACTTACACCCTGCTTCCTATAAACATCCTGAATTTCTGCTAATAAAAATTCTTGCAAACTAATTCCACCAAGGATTTCAAGAACATCATGAGGATTAATTCTTCCATCACAAAGCATATCTCCAGCCTTAACAACGTCTCCATCCCTAACTAAAAGATGTTTCCCAGCAGGAATATAATGCTTATGCTCAACTCCATACTCATCTAAAACATTAATGAGTCTTTTACCTTTTTGAATCGCTTTAAACTGAACAACTCCACTTACCTTAGCCATCTCAGTCAAATTCTTTGGAATTCTTGTCTCAAACAAATCATTAACCCTAGGAAGACCACCAGTAATATCTTGAGTTTTTTCAGAACCTTTGGAAAGTTTAGCAATGATATCTCCTATATCAATGTCTTGTCCATCCTCAACTTGCAGATAAGCATCTCCAGGAAGAACATAAGATGCAATCTCAATTCCTCTATCATTAATAATTAAAATCCTAGGATCAAGAGACTCAAAAACTTGATCCGTAATTCTCTTTTCAATATTTCCTGTTTCAAGGTTTATTTCTTCTTTAAGAGTTGTTCCTAAAATAATATCTTTAAATTTAACTTTTCCCCTAAC
This portion of the Borrelia turicatae 91E135 genome encodes:
- the rpsL gene encoding 30S ribosomal protein S12; this translates as MPTINQLIRKPRKSQKEKTASPALQNCPQRRGICTRVMTVTPKKPNSALRKVARVRLSNGFEVTAYIPGIGHNLQEHSVVLIRGGRVKDLPGVRYHIIRGAKDTLGVNNRKQGRSKYGTKKPKA
- the rpsG gene encoding 30S ribosomal protein S7, whose product is MSRKSKKIKKKVFKDSKYDSQVIAKFVNRMMYDGKKSISEAIVYNSIDLLAEKTEEVDKVAAFSKALDNVKPLVEVRSRRVGGATYQVPVEVREERREALAMKWIIAAARKASGKSMQEKLGNELVNSYNSTGVAFKKREDTHRMAEANRAFTHYRW
- a CDS encoding BMP family lipoprotein, producing MLKKVFLFFFILGCSGSRDQTSLSDTISVIVDGTFDDRGFNESSSNAMAQIKEEFKVNIIRKESKVSDYLADIGILEEGGSSLIWGVGFKFTDTFLRKSLENANVHYGIIEGAYSEDVELPKNLVNVNFRSEEGAFLVGYLAANASKTGKIGFLGGMEGVVINAFRYGYEAGAKYANKNIELNSQYVGTFSDLSLGHLMASKMYASGVDIIFTAAGLSGLGAIEVAKELGNGHYIIGVDQDQSYLAPDNVLLSYVKRVDLVMLDLMRSYLDFGKWNGGDNLEFGLKDGALDLILNKSISLDLIKDYDFLSEIKNKIVGNEIKVPKDEKSYGDFVVNL